A window of Quercus robur chromosome 12, dhQueRobu3.1, whole genome shotgun sequence genomic DNA:
ATCTTCTAAAGAGATCCAGAGTTGGCCTAGCCAAAACAGCACCAATTCCTGCTGGTGCATGGCCTGTAATTGGTCACCTTCCTCTGTTGGGAGCAACTCAGACTCCCCACATCACTTTGGGAGCCATGGCCGACAAGTATGGACCACTTTTTACAATCAAGCTTGGATTGCACCCTGCTTTGGTGTTGAGCAGTTGGGAGATGGCTAAGGAGTGCTTCACCACCAACGACTTGGCCGTGTCCTCGCGGCCCAAACTAGTTGCCGTAGAACACTTGTGCTATAACTACGCTGTGTTTGGCTTTGCACCCCATGGTCCCTATTGGCGTGAATTGCGTAAAATAACCACTTTAGAGCTACTATCTAATCGCCGGCTTGAGATGCTTTCCCACATTAGAGTCTCCGAAATTGAGAACAATATAAAAGATTTATATAAACTTTGGATCAAGAAAAAGAACGGGTCAGGCTTGATTTTGGTGGAGTTGAAGCAATGGTTTGGGAATATGATCCTCAACGTGCTTCTTAGGATGATTGCTGGAAAGAGGTACTTTGGTACTAGTGATGGGGTTAATGAAGAAGAGGCTCGGCGTTGCCAAAAGGCCTTGGGGGACTTCATTCATCTTTTGGGGTTGTTTGTGGTGTCCGACGCAATTCCTTTCCTTGGGTGGTTAGATTTGGGTGGACAAGAAAAGGCCATGAAGAAAACTGCAAAGGAATTGGATGGAATTCTTGGGGAATGGTTGGAAGAGCATAAGCGAAAGAGAGCTTCATCTGAGAATAAAGGGGAGGAAGATTTCATGGACATACTGCTCTCTGTCCTTGATGGTGCTGAGCTTGAAGGTTACGATGCTGATACAATCAACAAAGCCACATGTTTGGTACGTTTTCTCTTCACTTCTTCACGAAGTTTTGTAGCTTTTGCGCAAGGGGCCTTGCTTGAACATGTTCCAAGCAAGGCGGCTCTCAAATGCAGGGCATACCAAAAATAATCACCTTAAAATTGACTTTTTACTTGCAACTGAAACctttttgttaaaatacttagatAAAACTAAGATTGAAGGAacaatgaataatatcaaaagtATAATGAGAACCATAAATCGtagcaaaaattaataaattaaatagtaaaaaaatttagttttatgcTAATGCTAAACGCACACTAAATCTCATAAATCATATTCAAACCAAATTAAGGGCGCTAGGCAGCCCATTCCTTTACCCATTCTTATAAATGATTAATCatttacgctctgtttgttttgctaaaaaccTTCGCTTCTAGTTAATATACGACATTTCCTTAAATAGTagataaatagtttttttttaggccttgcactttaaaaaacaaagaagtgtattgcaaatatatatatatatatatatatatttgtatgtatttattaattataaaatccGACCATGTAATGTCTTACTTCAATGTAACAATTTGCCGTGTTACAGTATTCTGTATTGCCTCATGTATATAATTATGCTTCTTTGCTTTT
This region includes:
- the LOC126710214 gene encoding cytochrome P450 CYP82D47-like; this encodes MDFLPLSLNSATIAGLLAIILFSYYLLKRSRVGLAKTAPIPAGAWPVIGHLPLLGATQTPHITLGAMADKYGPLFTIKLGLHPALVLSSWEMAKECFTTNDLAVSSRPKLVAVEHLCYNYAVFGFAPHGPYWRELRKITTLELLSNRRLEMLSHIRVSEIENNIKDLYKLWIKKKNGSGLILVELKQWFGNMILNVLLRMIAGKRYFGTSDGVNEEEARRCQKALGDFIHLLGLFVVSDAIPFLGWLDLGGQEKAMKKTAKELDGILGEWLEEHKRKRASSENKGEEDFMDILLSVLDGAELEGYDADTINKATCLSMIAGGSDSSTVTLTWTIALLLNNHHVLKKAQDELDVQVGRERIVNKSDISKLVYLQAIVKETLRLYPAGRLSGPREFTENCIIGGYHVPKGTRLITNIWKIQTDPRIWSDPLEFKPERFLTTHKNVDVRGQNFELLPFGSGRRVCPGISFALQMVHLALASFLQLYDISIPSDAKVDMTEAIGLTTSKATPLEVLIRPRLHLPSFMD